CCGCTTCCAGTTCGTAGAGCAGTCCGTAAAACAGGGCAGCGGTGATTTCTCAGACTATACAGCAGAGGAACTGGAAGAATTCTGGAGACAGGCCAAACGAAAGGAAGGAACTCAATGAGACTTGACAAATTTTTGAAAGTATCCCGGCTGATCAAACGCCGAACATTGGCAAAGCAAGTAGCTGATCAGGGGAGAATCACCATCAACGATAAAGTAGCCAAAGCATCTTCGGTTGTGAAGCCGGGAGACGAGCTGTCCATCCGCTTCGGCCAAAAGATTGTGACGGCGAAAGTTAATGAATTAAAGGCCTCCACCAAAAAAGAGGACGCAGCTGGCATGTACACGATCACAGGTGAAGAGCGTCTGGAGAAAGTTGAACCTGAATTTATGGATGACGAAGAGTAAAGATATGTGAAAAGAAGGCAGCCTTACGTCAGGCTGTCTTCTTTTTTCAGATTTATGCAGATTAAGTCATAAGCGCTCATTAAATCTGTCCAGCGCTCTACGCGGCCCCTTAACCGCTCAATGGCAATGCGCAAGCGCTCTATGGAGAATCAGATCCGCTCTAAACTGTCTGCCAAGCGATCATTAGCGCTGTCCAGCCGCTCAATAGCCAGCAGTTCTTGACCGCTAAACG
The Sporosarcina sp. P33 genome window above contains:
- a CDS encoding RNA-binding S4 domain-containing protein, which codes for MRLDKFLKVSRLIKRRTLAKQVADQGRITINDKVAKASSVVKPGDELSIRFGQKIVTAKVNELKASTKKEDAAGMYTITGEERLEKVEPEFMDDEE